The following coding sequences are from one Nonlabens arenilitoris window:
- a CDS encoding helix-turn-helix domain-containing protein — protein sequence MSFFGKNIKKIRGIKSLSQQAFADLFDLKRGTLGAYEEGRSEPKIETIIKIANYFSISIDDILTAELTVNQLLKFNDRLTLTPEELEREQFAQVPCITEKLADDYLEYYDNQSFIDDMPRLTLPINTEKDFRAYTVTNLEMTSHDKGLYPKDVVVGEKVPHKVVKKLNNGTIVLAVTEKELILRRLYVTADGLVLRADHKNIDDQTITVNDLKELWRVRYVFFRRIPDFSDSMEDKLAFLEAQMKELRNSI from the coding sequence ATGTCATTTTTCGGTAAAAACATCAAAAAGATACGTGGAATTAAAAGTTTAAGTCAGCAGGCATTTGCGGACCTATTTGACTTAAAGAGAGGTACTTTAGGTGCCTATGAAGAAGGTCGTAGCGAACCTAAAATAGAAACTATAATTAAAATTGCTAATTATTTTAGCATATCGATAGATGATATCCTCACAGCTGAATTGACCGTAAATCAGTTGTTAAAATTTAATGATCGCTTAACCTTAACGCCAGAAGAATTAGAGCGAGAGCAATTTGCTCAAGTGCCATGTATCACTGAAAAGTTAGCTGATGATTATCTTGAATATTACGATAATCAATCTTTTATAGATGATATGCCTCGTCTGACCTTACCAATCAATACTGAGAAAGACTTTAGAGCTTATACGGTTACTAATTTAGAAATGACTAGCCACGATAAAGGTTTATATCCCAAAGATGTTGTAGTAGGTGAAAAGGTACCTCATAAAGTGGTGAAAAAACTTAATAATGGCACTATAGTTCTAGCGGTTACAGAGAAGGAGCTTATTTTAAGAAGGTTATACGTCACTGCAGATGGCCTTGTACTAAGAGCTGACCATAAAAATATAGACGATCAGACCATTACTGTAAACGATCTTAAAGAATTATGGCGTGTACGTTATGTGTTTTTTCGTCGTATTCCAGATTTTTCAGATAGTATGGAAGATAAACTTGCATTCCTAGAAGCACAAATGAAGGAGTTGAGAAATTCAATTTAG
- a CDS encoding flotillin family protein — MDGTLGLFVMGIGVFLFLVIVYFAIIAMFYKKVHQGQALVRTGFGGTKVATDKGLYVVPVFHRVETMDISVKKIQIERMGVEGLICKDNMRADIKVAFFVRVNNEVEYIKKVAQTIGVQRASRIETLEDLFEAKFSEALKTVGKKFQFIDLYEARREFRDEIVDIIGTDLNGYTLEDCAIDFLEQTSVSHLKADNILDAEGIKKITDLTAAQNIKANLIKRDEEKTIRKQDVEAREAILELDKQLAEKEEQQKREIANIKSREEAETLKVAEEERLKSETARIATEEKVKVAEENMQRQIIVAEKNKQRTNAVETERVEKDRMLELTERERVVTLAQIEKEKVVEVEKKNIQDVIRDRVVLEKGVVEEQENMKDIEAFKTADRAKQVAITNAEAKAQDELIRITKAAEASKQASIQKAEEINIEALAHKEASEKEAEARKILAEAQAKEEATVGLSEAQVMHAKAEASERQGIVDALIIQKKAEAEASGIAAKAEAKRKDGLAEAEVIKEKALADAAGIEEKAEAMKKLDGVGKEHEEFKLRLDKELQVDLAQINIQKDIADAQAQVIGDALKAAKIDIVGGETMFFEQIIGQITKAKGYDRLVNHSETVTEVKDAILGSDDVKGNLLDKVKDFADKYNISSEDIKNLTIANLLSNLQNKSNDGDEQNMLSNLMNLAKGMGLSNKKLGNI, encoded by the coding sequence ATGGACGGAACATTAGGATTATTTGTAATGGGAATAGGAGTTTTTCTATTTCTAGTAATTGTTTACTTCGCTATCATTGCGATGTTTTACAAAAAAGTACATCAAGGTCAGGCGCTGGTGCGTACTGGTTTTGGAGGTACCAAAGTCGCCACAGATAAAGGACTTTACGTAGTACCGGTTTTCCACCGTGTGGAGACGATGGATATTTCGGTTAAGAAAATCCAGATTGAGCGTATGGGTGTAGAAGGATTGATCTGTAAGGACAACATGAGAGCCGATATTAAAGTAGCCTTTTTTGTACGTGTCAACAATGAGGTAGAATACATCAAAAAAGTGGCGCAAACCATAGGTGTCCAGCGTGCTTCTCGTATCGAGACATTAGAAGATCTTTTTGAAGCAAAGTTCTCTGAGGCATTGAAAACCGTAGGTAAAAAATTCCAGTTTATCGACTTGTATGAAGCACGTCGTGAGTTCCGTGATGAGATTGTGGATATTATCGGTACTGATTTGAATGGTTACACACTAGAGGATTGTGCGATTGACTTCTTGGAGCAAACTAGTGTTTCTCACTTAAAAGCAGATAATATTCTAGATGCAGAAGGTATCAAAAAGATTACTGATCTAACTGCTGCACAGAATATTAAAGCCAACTTGATCAAGCGTGATGAGGAGAAAACCATACGCAAGCAAGATGTTGAGGCTCGTGAAGCAATTCTAGAACTAGACAAGCAACTCGCCGAAAAAGAAGAACAACAAAAACGTGAGATTGCAAACATCAAATCTCGTGAAGAAGCAGAAACTCTTAAAGTAGCCGAAGAAGAACGCCTGAAATCAGAAACAGCTCGTATCGCTACTGAAGAAAAAGTAAAAGTTGCCGAAGAAAATATGCAACGTCAGATCATCGTTGCAGAGAAAAACAAGCAACGTACCAATGCTGTTGAAACAGAACGTGTGGAAAAAGACCGCATGTTAGAACTTACTGAAAGAGAAAGAGTAGTAACTCTAGCTCAAATCGAGAAAGAAAAAGTAGTAGAAGTAGAGAAAAAGAATATTCAGGACGTGATTAGAGATCGCGTGGTGCTGGAAAAAGGTGTGGTAGAAGAGCAGGAAAACATGAAAGATATTGAAGCTTTCAAAACTGCAGACCGTGCTAAGCAAGTAGCCATCACAAATGCTGAGGCAAAAGCACAAGACGAATTGATACGCATCACTAAAGCTGCTGAAGCTTCTAAACAAGCATCTATTCAAAAAGCTGAAGAGATTAACATCGAGGCTCTTGCTCATAAAGAAGCAAGTGAGAAGGAAGCAGAAGCACGTAAGATTCTTGCTGAAGCACAAGCTAAAGAAGAAGCAACTGTAGGACTTTCTGAGGCACAAGTAATGCATGCAAAAGCTGAGGCTAGCGAGCGTCAAGGAATTGTAGATGCACTCATCATCCAGAAAAAGGCAGAGGCTGAAGCAAGCGGTATCGCTGCAAAAGCAGAGGCAAAACGCAAAGACGGACTTGCTGAGGCTGAAGTGATCAAAGAAAAAGCCCTTGCAGATGCTGCAGGAATTGAAGAGAAAGCTGAGGCGATGAAGAAACTTGATGGTGTAGGTAAAGAACATGAAGAGTTCAAACTACGTCTTGATAAGGAACTTCAGGTAGATCTAGCACAAATCAACATCCAGAAAGATATTGCAGATGCGCAAGCACAAGTGATAGGAGATGCATTGAAAGCGGCTAAGATTGACATCGTTGGTGGTGAGACCATGTTCTTTGAACAAATCATCGGTCAGATCACAAAGGCTAAAGGTTATGACAGACTGGTGAATCACTCTGAAACGGTAACTGAAGTAAAGGATGCCATTCTAGGAAGTGATGATGTAAAAGGAAATCTGCTGGATAAAGTAAAAGACTTTGCAGACAAGTACAACATCAGCTCTGAGGACATCAAGAACTTGACTATCGCAAATCTGTTGAGCAATCTACAGAACAAGTCTAACGATGGTGACGAGCAAAACATGTTGAGCAACCTGATGAATTTGGCTAAAGGAATGGGATTATCTAACAAGAAGTTAGGGAATATTTAA
- a CDS encoding DUF3098 domain-containing protein, whose translation MKQGRIKESQQSAPIKETAPVVEENIKPRFEFIFKKKNYLWMIIGLIVIVTGFALMAGGGSDNPEVFNEAIFSWRRIRLAPTLVLIGFGIEMYAILLNPDK comes from the coding sequence ATGAAACAAGGAAGAATCAAAGAATCGCAACAAAGCGCTCCTATAAAAGAGACAGCACCTGTTGTTGAAGAAAATATAAAACCACGTTTTGAATTTATCTTTAAAAAGAAAAATTATTTGTGGATGATTATAGGTCTAATAGTTATTGTTACTGGATTTGCCTTAATGGCTGGTGGTGGTAGTGATAATCCAGAGGTATTTAATGAAGCTATTTTTTCCTGGCGCAGGATAAGACTCGCTCCTACATTGGTACTTATAGGATTCGGTATAGAGATGTATGCTATACTATTAAATCCAGATAAATAA
- a CDS encoding zinc ribbon domain-containing protein, giving the protein MSTINFKCVKCGHHDYETGEMRATGGTLSKIFDVQNKKFSYVACTRCKYTEFYKARTGALSNIFDFFTS; this is encoded by the coding sequence ATGAGCACCATCAACTTTAAATGTGTCAAATGCGGTCATCACGATTACGAGACTGGAGAAATGCGTGCTACAGGCGGCACGCTTTCAAAAATCTTTGACGTACAGAACAAGAAATTCTCTTATGTAGCCTGCACTCGATGTAAATACACTGAGTTTTACAAAGCACGTACTGGCGCACTGAGTAATATCTTTGACTTTTTTACGAGCTAG
- a CDS encoding OB-fold-containig protein encodes MENYFNILFSEVNITLTVLLIILILYWLATMVSGIDFDLDVDVDIDVDIDADVDLDTGLEGGNMDFQDVANAEVDREHVVNKRTRKLKWWQILLIYFNFVGLPFMFTFTFWIFLWWFITVLTTSITGSYDNSFGFVIVLAGIIPALILTKIVTTPFKSFFKNLNKDGDKATEFIGRQALLMSTISGEKLGNAEVLADGNPMSIYVKSIDGSELRFRESVLIIKQSDDKNYFLVSKA; translated from the coding sequence TTGGAAAACTATTTCAACATATTATTCTCTGAAGTAAACATCACACTTACCGTATTGTTGATCATTCTCATACTCTACTGGCTTGCCACGATGGTTTCGGGAATAGATTTTGACCTAGACGTGGATGTAGACATAGACGTTGACATCGATGCAGACGTTGATCTGGACACTGGTCTAGAAGGTGGTAACATGGATTTCCAGGACGTTGCAAATGCTGAGGTGGACCGCGAGCATGTGGTTAATAAACGCACTCGCAAACTTAAATGGTGGCAAATTCTGTTGATTTATTTCAACTTTGTTGGACTACCATTCATGTTTACATTTACCTTTTGGATTTTCCTGTGGTGGTTCATTACCGTATTAACAACTTCTATTACGGGCAGCTATGATAATTCATTCGGTTTTGTGATCGTTCTCGCAGGAATCATTCCAGCATTGATTTTGACCAAAATTGTAACCACACCATTCAAATCTTTCTTTAAGAATTTGAATAAAGATGGTGATAAAGCAACTGAATTTATAGGTCGTCAGGCATTGTTGATGTCCACAATTTCCGGAGAAAAACTAGGTAATGCAGAGGTGCTCGCAGATGGTAATCCTATGAGTATTTATGTTAAATCTATTGATGGGTCAGAGTTACGCTTTCGCGAAAGCGTACTCATCATCAAGCAATCAGATGATAAAAACTATTTTTTAGTGAGTAAAGCGTAA
- a CDS encoding transposase produces MPLLSLAQDTTAERIPPTLAPNTNSLMNLHNRKSLRLKGYDYTSVGRYFVTIVTRNRLHLFGKVVDGEMVLNEFGKIAEREWINTLRLRNNVSLGAFMIMPDHIHLVINIEVATPQTEYSSEELERRAGAVGGKDICKEGSLGSLVRGYKAAITNQVKQLIYAYQEGKSTITETALNEIRPLIRRVDLKKTIWVRNYHEIIIRDQRAYLNISRYINNNPKKWDEDLKKKLGLHE; encoded by the coding sequence ATGCCGCTACTATCCCTAGCGCAGGACACAACGGCGGAACGCATTCCGCCCACGCTAGCACCAAACACCAACTCACTAATGAATCTTCACAACCGGAAATCTCTTAGACTCAAAGGCTACGACTACACATCAGTCGGTAGATACTTTGTGACTATAGTAACTAGAAATAGGTTGCATTTGTTCGGTAAGGTCGTAGATGGAGAAATGGTTTTAAATGAGTTTGGCAAAATAGCAGAGCGTGAATGGATCAATACGTTGAGGCTAAGGAATAATGTTTCATTAGGAGCATTTATGATTATGCCAGATCATATTCATTTGGTCATAAACATTGAAGTGGCGACTCCTCAAACAGAGTATTCTAGTGAAGAGTTAGAACGTCGTGCTGGAGCGGTCGGAGGTAAAGATATATGTAAAGAAGGATCATTAGGAAGTTTAGTCAGAGGTTACAAAGCTGCGATAACAAATCAGGTCAAACAACTGATTTACGCATATCAGGAAGGGAAATCTACTATAACAGAAACAGCTTTGAATGAAATAAGACCTTTGATAAGAAGAGTCGATCTAAAGAAAACCATCTGGGTACGCAACTACCACGAAATAATCATCAGAGATCAACGAGCCTACCTGAACATAAGCAGGTACATCAATAACAATCCCAAAAAATGGGATGAGGATCTCAAGAAAAAACTAGGACTACATGAGTGA
- a CDS encoding PspA/IM30 family protein, which produces MNIFKRIFKIGEAQANKAVDNLEDPITMTEQGIRDMKADLNKSVEAMAQVKALAIRSKNERDEHESKAKDYESKAMLILKKAHSGDMAVEEADRLAKEALAKKEEAQQHANRAAADTEKFEKNVSQLKDTIETIKGNITNWENELKTLKARVKVSDATKNVNKQMAELDSAGTVSMLERMKEKVAQEEALAEAYGDLANTSKSVDDEIDAAADMSESKLDDDLAKLKEQLGIKKDEA; this is translated from the coding sequence ATGAACATATTTAAAAGAATTTTCAAAATAGGAGAAGCACAAGCTAACAAAGCAGTTGACAACCTAGAAGATCCTATCACCATGACCGAGCAAGGTATACGTGACATGAAAGCAGACCTTAATAAAAGCGTAGAAGCTATGGCGCAAGTAAAAGCACTAGCCATACGTTCTAAAAATGAGCGAGATGAACACGAATCCAAAGCTAAAGACTATGAATCCAAAGCTATGCTGATTCTCAAAAAAGCACATTCTGGCGACATGGCAGTAGAAGAAGCAGATCGTCTAGCAAAAGAAGCACTAGCTAAAAAAGAAGAAGCACAACAACACGCAAATCGCGCCGCTGCAGACACAGAAAAGTTTGAAAAAAATGTTTCTCAATTAAAAGATACCATTGAGACCATCAAAGGAAATATCACTAACTGGGAAAATGAACTTAAAACATTGAAAGCTCGCGTAAAAGTGAGTGATGCGACTAAAAACGTCAACAAACAAATGGCAGAATTAGACAGCGCAGGAACAGTAAGCATGCTGGAGCGTATGAAAGAAAAAGTCGCTCAAGAAGAAGCTCTTGCCGAAGCTTATGGAGACCTAGCAAACACCAGTAAATCGGTAGACGATGAAATTGATGCCGCAGCAGATATGTCTGAGTCTAAACTTGACGATGACCTAGCAAAGCTTAAAGAGCAGCTAGGTATAAAAAAAGATGAGGCATAA
- a CDS encoding undecaprenyl-diphosphate phosphatase, giving the protein MEWLDALILGVIQGLTEFLPVSSSGHLELGKAILGDNSVPEESLLFTVVLHFATALSTIIVFRKDIFNLLAGIFTGKSEDLIFAGKIILSMIPAVIVGLFFEEQLEALFNGNIVLVGCMLIVTGLLLFLAGRAKNTGKNIGWKDALLIGVSQAIAMLPGISRSGATISTSVLLGNDRTKAARFSFLMVVPLIFGKIAKDIMSGDISMESSTSMPLLIGFIAAFVTGLIACTWMISLVRKAKLHYFSYYCFAVGLVAIAAGFFNG; this is encoded by the coding sequence ATGGAGTGGTTAGACGCATTAATTCTAGGTGTTATACAAGGGCTTACAGAATTTTTACCCGTTTCATCTAGCGGTCATTTAGAATTAGGTAAAGCAATACTAGGAGATAATTCTGTTCCTGAAGAAAGCTTATTGTTTACTGTGGTATTACATTTTGCAACCGCATTGAGTACTATTATCGTTTTCAGAAAAGATATTTTTAATCTACTAGCCGGAATATTTACTGGTAAAAGCGAAGATCTGATTTTTGCTGGTAAAATCATTTTATCTATGATTCCAGCGGTAATCGTAGGGCTGTTTTTTGAAGAACAACTAGAGGCCTTATTTAATGGTAATATAGTATTAGTAGGCTGTATGCTTATTGTAACAGGTTTATTACTATTTCTAGCCGGTAGAGCCAAAAATACTGGTAAAAATATAGGCTGGAAAGACGCATTACTTATTGGTGTTTCTCAGGCAATCGCTATGTTGCCTGGTATATCACGTAGTGGTGCTACTATTTCAACTAGTGTGCTATTAGGTAACGATCGTACTAAGGCAGCACGCTTCTCTTTTCTAATGGTTGTGCCATTGATCTTTGGTAAAATTGCTAAAGACATTATGAGTGGTGACATATCGATGGAAAGCAGCACTAGTATGCCTTTACTTATAGGATTTATAGCGGCATTTGTAACTGGATTAATAGCTTGTACATGGATGATTTCTTTGGTGCGTAAAGCAAAGCTTCACTATTTTTCTTATTACTGTTTTGCCGTAGGTCTAGTAGCCATCGCAGCTGGATTTTTTAACGGTTAA
- a CDS encoding LamG-like jellyroll fold domain-containing protein: MKKLLLLTILLIGSTTLFAQNQNGLNFDSNDDYVQTSFTGVTGTTNRTFEAWIYLSPSAPNTNLAILDYGLNAVGSRNTFMVNANRGLSFISGGTNANISSTAGIIPAGQWTQVAFVLSNGTGFFFVNGNQVGTGNLSTVNTPTTGTDLRIGRRVAGGANLTFAGVIDEVRIWNVALSQNDIITGGGSEICPSSNGLIAYYQFNEGMASAANNGVNVLPDLVSGNNGTLNNFSLSGGSSNWTPGAPVTRLIDTDISQNAGVLTAAQAGASYQWIDCGTNMAINGATAMTYTPTSIGDYAVDITNLGCTQRSDCINVSTLGLSKASLNDVSIFKNPSSYLQFEANAIQNAQLVIYNLSGKEIIKTTLNNTEVIKPDIAPGLYMVTLSQNGTSKSFKWIKE; the protein is encoded by the coding sequence ATGAAAAAACTATTACTCTTAACCATTTTATTAATAGGGTCAACAACCCTATTTGCTCAAAATCAAAACGGTCTCAACTTTGATAGTAATGATGATTATGTCCAAACATCATTCACAGGCGTTACTGGTACCACAAATAGAACTTTTGAAGCCTGGATATACCTAAGCCCAAGTGCACCTAACACTAATCTGGCAATTCTTGATTACGGCCTCAATGCTGTAGGTTCTAGAAATACTTTTATGGTCAATGCAAATAGAGGATTGTCATTTATCTCTGGCGGAACTAATGCTAACATATCTTCCACAGCTGGTATTATACCTGCAGGACAATGGACACAAGTGGCTTTTGTGCTAAGTAATGGCACAGGATTCTTTTTTGTTAATGGTAATCAAGTAGGTACAGGAAATTTAAGCACGGTAAACACACCTACTACAGGTACTGACTTAAGAATAGGCAGAAGAGTTGCTGGTGGTGCAAATTTAACTTTTGCAGGTGTTATCGATGAAGTAAGAATATGGAACGTAGCACTTTCTCAAAACGATATCATCACCGGCGGCGGCAGTGAGATTTGTCCATCAAGCAATGGCTTAATAGCTTATTATCAATTTAATGAAGGAATGGCTAGCGCAGCAAATAATGGTGTCAATGTATTGCCAGATTTAGTATCTGGAAATAATGGAACTTTAAATAATTTTAGTCTTAGCGGTGGCAGTTCTAATTGGACTCCTGGTGCGCCTGTAACTAGACTTATTGATACTGATATCTCACAAAATGCCGGTGTACTAACGGCAGCACAAGCTGGCGCTAGCTATCAATGGATTGATTGCGGTACAAATATGGCTATAAATGGAGCAACTGCTATGACTTATACGCCTACATCAATAGGTGATTATGCTGTAGATATTACAAACCTAGGTTGTACGCAACGGTCAGATTGTATAAATGTAAGCACTCTAGGACTATCAAAAGCTAGTTTAAATGATGTATCAATATTTAAAAACCCATCTAGCTATTTACAATTTGAAGCTAATGCTATCCAAAACGCACAGCTTGTTATCTATAACCTTTCAGGAAAAGAAATCATTAAAACAACCTTAAACAACACTGAAGTTATAAAACCAGATATAGCACCAGGCTTATACATGGTAACACTTTCTCAAAATGGCACAAGTAAATCTTTTAAATGGATCAAGGAATAA
- a CDS encoding LEA type 2 family protein: MRALLLLCSMLIAMTSCQDAYEEVVFMEIKNVKINNATSDDVQLSGDCVLFNPNSVGLDLTKAKFDVYVNGRKTAEINQDLDVEMPASDEFILPLKATMSPKDFYGEKGRGLLDATLQILVKQKVDIKYNGSIHAGKGMINFEVPIIDSLEVPVKVF; encoded by the coding sequence ATGCGTGCTTTACTACTCTTATGTTCTATGCTTATTGCAATGACGTCGTGTCAAGATGCTTATGAAGAGGTCGTTTTTATGGAAATAAAAAATGTAAAAATCAACAATGCTACATCAGATGATGTGCAGCTGAGTGGTGATTGTGTGCTTTTTAACCCTAATTCTGTAGGGCTAGACTTGACCAAAGCAAAATTTGATGTCTATGTAAATGGTCGTAAAACGGCAGAGATTAATCAGGATTTAGATGTTGAGATGCCTGCAAGTGACGAGTTTATACTACCATTAAAGGCTACCATGTCGCCTAAGGATTTCTATGGCGAAAAAGGTCGCGGATTATTGGATGCTACTTTACAAATTTTAGTCAAGCAAAAAGTCGATATTAAATACAATGGTAGTATACATGCAGGAAAAGGTATGATTAATTTTGAAGTGCCTATTATAGATAGTCTAGAGGTACCAGTAAAAGTATTTTAA
- the truB gene encoding tRNA pseudouridine(55) synthase TruB, with product MDPNQKPVTNPYQLGQVLLIDKPLGWSSFQVVNKIRWLIKQEYGLKKIKVGHAGTLDPLASGLLIICTGKETKNIHVYQAQEKEYTGTITLGATTPSYDLETEIDNRFPLNDITEELLLKTTVQFTGDIMQKPPIYSAIKKDGKRLYELARAGETTEIKERQVNVQAFELTQIKLPKVDFRIACSKGTYIRSMAHDYGKALNNGGHLSALRRTAIGNYRVENAINLEEFEADFKNIGS from the coding sequence ATGGATCCTAATCAAAAACCCGTTACTAATCCTTATCAACTAGGTCAGGTGCTTTTAATAGATAAACCACTAGGCTGGTCATCCTTTCAAGTAGTTAATAAAATACGATGGCTTATAAAGCAAGAGTACGGACTTAAAAAGATAAAAGTAGGTCATGCCGGTACTCTAGATCCTCTAGCCAGCGGTTTGCTAATTATATGTACAGGTAAAGAGACTAAGAATATCCATGTATATCAAGCACAAGAAAAAGAATACACAGGCACCATTACCCTAGGAGCTACAACTCCTAGCTATGATCTAGAAACTGAAATAGACAATCGTTTCCCGTTAAATGATATTACAGAAGAGTTACTCCTAAAAACTACCGTACAATTTACTGGCGATATCATGCAAAAACCACCTATTTATTCAGCGATTAAAAAGGATGGTAAAAGACTATATGAACTAGCACGTGCAGGTGAAACTACTGAAATAAAGGAGCGTCAGGTGAATGTTCAAGCCTTTGAATTAACTCAAATAAAACTTCCTAAAGTTGATTTTAGAATTGCATGTAGTAAAGGAACTTACATAAGATCCATGGCGCATGATTATGGTAAAGCCTTAAATAACGGCGGTCATTTAAGCGCATTAAGACGCACGGCGATAGGAAATTATCGCGTCGAGAACGCTATAAACCTTGAAGAGTTTGAGGCAGATTTTAAAAATATAGGATCTTAA